The stretch of DNA gtatgaAAAAATATGTTTCCTTTCAGGTTATCTAATAAATTAGTCATTGTCAACCCTAAATTGGTTAACAAAAATACATAAAGAGCCATGGAAAAAGTAGTCTTGCAATAAATTATTGTTAGACCGTCTGAtacaagaatttgtgataaaaATAGCATCGAACTGATGACTACTTCACAATTTCAGAAAAAAAATGCAACGGGCGTAATCAACTATTTTTGTTATTCCATGGTAATCCAAAATCATTTGAAGAACAAGTTAGAATTAATGTTAAATATATGCAAATTAAAAGGGTATTCAAAGTTTGAACAAAGGAGGTATGGGAGGACAAAAAGGAAGTGTATTTAAAAATCAGGCGGCAATCACGGTGACCCTACACCACCTAGAATCCTATTCTTAATGTATATTCTTTGTAAGTTTGTATGACCAAGGAAATAAGTTGATTTGTAAATAGTGTTAGGTGCGTTTTTGTGCCCAAACATATCCCATCCCCACTTTGGCTGTCATAAACCTTTACATAACAACTACATACAGACACAGTAACTCTTACATAACTTATGTCAAGCTTAGGTAAATCCGGGTTCAGCTCGAGATTGTCTATAGAATTTTGACTTTTGGGTTCGTTTTAAATCTTTCCATGATTAAGAACAATAGGAATTATCTCCCGATATGCAAAAATTCCGGCTATTAGCATTTTGCAGTAATTGTTTAGTCAGAAAAGCAAACTTAAGTATAGTGAAGTGTACTAAAAATGTGAGTATCTGAAAAACGGTCAAAGTAAGAAAGTTTGTTAAACATCCATGTACTGTTTGGCAGAATATGGTTAACCTAAGATAAACTATTGTTGGTACATTACTATCTGAAAGATGTGTGTCCCAAGAAAAGTCAGAAACCAGCCATATACTTAGCTAGCCTTCACATACACGAGCCTTAGCTCATACTATTTGCTAAACCCTCACATTCTGATGGCTACCCTTCTCCAAACTCTTGACTTCATTTGTTAATGCGTTTCGTCACTTCATCTACCTATTCACTAAACTTACATTGCGACCTAGGGGTGACCACAATCGGCTGTGCATTAGAATTTATAGGATCCCATACTTGGTAAAGCCGAGTTCAAAAGTTTGAACCTCGGTATTCATGTTCAGTTATTAAGTTTAGGAATGTGCAACCAAACGTGAGCCCATGACATCCATTTATCGCATATTCCCTCCAATCTAATTCAATTGATTCCGGCTTTTGCGCAGTCTCCTATATTGCATTTTTACCCCGAGAATATAATTTTGCCAAACATAATACGGAGAATATGTTAGTGTCATACTTAAATTTTTATTATATCTTTCAACATATTAAACGTCAAAATTTTGAGCTCGAAAATGAAGTGAAAAGAAAGGTGAACTGAGAGGGATCTTGAATCAGTAACATCGCGACTAATCATTTGATTAATTGTCTTATCGCCTAAGATTTGTCGGTTAGACTAATAATAGAAAGAGGTAATGAGGTTTAAAAACTTGATGATAAGGATAAAAAGAGGTAAAGTTTACACTAATGAGTAATTAGGAGccttacattttcttaaaaaagaaCAGCACAAGACTCTATAAATCataaataaagtccaacattccctATATAATATGCTCACAATGGCCCCTCAAAGCTTACTTTGGCACTTTCATTATATCAGACAGGGACCATTAAGTAAGGTAGAAGAGAACACAATCAAAGGTTTGGAGCGTGTGATCCAAaaatttaccaataaaaattcatatcATTTCTCAATTTCCTAGAATTCTCGGTCTTTTATAATCCTAGGAGCCGAAAGTATAGCCATTTTTATGTTTAAGAGAAATTGCAATTAGCAAATTGTAAGTTACACAAAATGTTGCTTAGAAACTCCATTTCCAACACCAAGAAGTTTTTCTTGAAAACCATCGATAATTTCAAGTCGTTTCTTTCTAAAGACAACGCTTATGAGAAGATACCTAAGACGCCGAAAATTGAAGCTTGCAGCAAAGAGTTGGATAATTTTTATGTAGAGTTTACCAGTCAATGGGACTCTCATAAGGGCAAGCTGAGGAATAGAGCGCATAGGAAACCCAGAAGAAGTCAAGAGGTCTACACAAAACTTGACCAACAAAAAAACTATGCCGCGAAAGAGAATGTGGCGCCAGTGATAGCTAGCCAATCATTCGAATTCCACCCTCAGAAACTGGCAGATGGTGACACGGTGAAGcgggttacaaaggtgagaaatGATTATGTTACGAGCAGGAGTCCTACAAATGTCGTTCAAGATGAGTTTTGTGCTAAGAGTGTAAAAGAGAGTAGGGTGAACATGATTTCACAGAAGTTAAAGGAGCTTGAGCTGATGGACAAGGGTAATGTTGATTATAAGATGGATATCGAAGAGGTTCTTCATTACTACTCTCGTCTTACGTGTCCTGCTTATATGGACATTGTTGATAAATTCATCAAGGAAATATGCACAGAATTTTTGGGTCCTCAAGTTTCTCCACAAGTTAACATTCTAAGACCACCACTGAAATAAGTGAATTTGCAGGCTTTTCGCTCATAAAAGCCAAATGATGTAGACTTGATTTGAAGATTCTTACAATAAATGATGTAACTACAGTTTtttaacagtttttttttttctcgttaAGTGTTCATTTGAAGGCAATCATAGGGTTAATTTCTTTTATAAGCATTTGTACTATGGTACTTCAGATTCTGAGCTCTCGTCGAAAATGTTCTCATAATTATgccttttcttgtttttctctTCAAACCTATTCTTTCTGCTTTTTCGTTTATATTGCTTTGTTTAACTGTTGTTTATTCGCATCTCTTTGTTTATTCATTGTTATCTCCTCTTATTGACAGTTTCGTATTCATCTCAAATCATCTTAGTACTGAAGCTTTGTTGTTTTTGATGATTATGAGTTCGGAGTTCAGACTCTGAGGTGAAAAAGgcaagaaataaaaacaaacttaaataattcagcttcaacaaaatacaatgatTTAGATAATTCAAGCATGTTCTACTCTCAGTCATTACTAAAGCATGTTACATAATGAACAAGCTTGTCAGGCAACTTAATTAAGATTCGCGTAATGCTAATCAATGTACCTTAGTTTAGAAGTTATTAGCATTAGAATGATGGGAGGTTCACCTGACAAAATAATGCATATGGAGGGTTTAATACTTGTCGTAGTCTGAATCTTCGTCATCTTCAAGCAGAGAATCGCCAAAATCTAGGAACGAACAAAAACATCATCAGTAAGACGTTGTAAGACCTGTCTTACAGTAAGGAGCATGTCGGACCATTTGACACATTGGAAGTAGAACTTTTTCATAGAAAAGTTGTAAAAATGTCACCAAAGATGTCATGTAATTCAGATGATATGGCTCTAACACTACATAAGACAATCTCAGAGAAGAAGTCGAGAAACACAAGACACTAAGCTTCAATTTTACTGCAAATTTGGAGTTAAAGCTGGAATACCGGGATAGCCTACTGTCAACCAGCTTCTTTGAACCATTAAAGCCGCAACTGTATCTGAACGTAGCTTGTTAAAATGTTGCACTAGTACATTACCAACTCTACAAAATGCTGCATCTGAAGCCACTTTTGAAACAGGAATAGCAAGAACATCTTTAGCTATCATTTGCAAGCTAAGGTCGGGTACTTCAATCCGTTATCTTGCCACCAAGACAATATTTTGAAATCATCACTTCTTGGTAGGACTTGTTCATCTAAGTAATAGTCCAACTCAGTTGTTGTAGTCTCTTTCTTCCTTTCGGTGACAAAGAAATCAAATGCGGACATGGAATCTTGCTTGACACTCCGGTTAATCCCTTGATTGGATTTGGAACGTTTTGAGGCATTGCTAATTCTAGCTTTAGCACGGTACTCTTCAAACAACTCATTACATACTTTTTGAACCCTGTCAATTTCATCTTGAGCCCCATCTTTGTATATCTTAGTGAAGTAATATTCGACAATATACATCTTGAACCTAGGATCCAGAATGACAGTTATTGCCAAAATAGTGTTGACTTCATTCCAGTATTCATCAAACTTTTCCATCATATTTGAAGCCATGGCCTTGACCACCTCAACTTCTGAGGAAACCCGTTGAGAGAGAGCCAATTTGATCTCACAAACCTTTCGAAAGTACTCATTGGCTGTATGATACTTCTGTTCAGAAAAAAACATAGCTGCCTCGTAAAAAACTGACACGATGACTTCTCGTCAAAGTACGCTATAAGAATGTCCTCCCTCACTTGTTATCGGGACACCATTTTAAAATGGGGATTTAAACTGCGCGCAAAGTTTTGAAATCCCTCATGGTTAACAATTGATAAGGGATATTTATGGAGAAGAATCATGTTAGCAAGTTCCATTCTCACAGCCTTTTCATCAACCCTTCCGAATTGTGAGGTATCACCCATGGTTGCTGGAGGTCTTGATACACGATCACGAATAATATTTATCGAAGGAGCATCTGCAGGCCTTTTCCTCTTGTCAGCCATCTAAACTGTTTAACAAAAAAGAGTACATATTTTACATGTAGTTTCCTTATTAACTTCTgaaaatcatcatcatcatcatcaacaacaacaacaacaaatatccAACTGTCTCAAGGGTTCCCGCAAACACAAATGTAGGGGTCACATGTATGCAGTCTTAATCCGTGTTAAAAACCTAAATTTGTTAACCAGAATCCCCCAAAGCAATGAAAATTTGAATCTTTTACTTGAAAGTTACTACATTTTTTCTCTAAAATACACTCCATTGCTTACTATTTCACCTCACTAAATTGTTCGGCCTATTATTCGCCCCCTCTGATTCCGGCACTACTACTCAAGTGCATGTTCTAATCCTCAGCAAAGTTTTCTAGTAATCAAGTGGGTTTGGTATGGTGATTGCTGACTTCATCCCTTAATTATATGATCACGAGTTCAATCCATGGAAATGGGGCAAACTTCTCGTTCAGCCGTTTACCTGATCGAGAAAGCACCCTTGAGGAGCAGGGGGGAAGCTACATAGAAAGAGTAGCATTCGCTACCCCAATCCCAAAAAAATAATTGAAATTATTGATTTCTGCTACCTGAAAATCTTTAAAAATGCGGTCTTAGGAAAGATACTAAAATACAATAAGAATTTTGCTACACAAAATTTCGGTTCTGGCTACGCGCATGACCAGCGTATTACTCACTGTTGTTGACCGTGGACAACCCAATTTACACCAAAAAGGAAAATATACATGGACTACTCCGAAACTATTTGGTAGCCTTAATTTTAAAGTTTCGCACATAACACCCGGTGTGTCATTATACTTACAACTATTTCTTGGTCATACAAATTTAACTAAATTCACACATAATaatctatatatatacataaaagagagttttttcgagcgatctgagagcgtccacatcatcaaaaataaatttaggaaagtataatttttgatgtaaaaaataaagtggagaatcttttaattattataatatgtatatttcctaaattatattcaagtgatatttccaatttttatatcaaacttttacatttcatttgtcaaaaaaaaatcgttaaaaaaattatgaaaataatataattagctttgtggtaaaaaatgctatcattagagtataaatttcatattatttgcacatattaaagatggtgtactttttaatatgaaaaattgtgtactttttagtatgttttg from Silene latifolia isolate original U9 population chromosome 10, ASM4854445v1, whole genome shotgun sequence encodes:
- the LOC141605936 gene encoding uncharacterized protein LOC141605936 translates to MLLRNSISNTKKFFLKTIDNFKSFLSKDNAYEKIPKTPKIEACSKELDNFYVEFTSQWDSHKGKLRNRAHRKPRRSQEVYTKLDQQKNYAAKENVAPVIASQSFEFHPQKLADGDTVKRVTKVRNDYVTSRSPTNVVQDEFCAKSVKESRVNMISQKLKELELMDKGNVDYKMDIEEVLHYYSRLTCPAYMDIVDKFIKEICTEFLGPQVSPQVNILRPPLK